The following coding sequences lie in one Synechococcus sp. CC9902 genomic window:
- a CDS encoding nucleoside triphosphate pyrophosphohydrolase family protein, whose protein sequence is MDLNAYQSAARQTASYPDVGRNPIYPTLGLTGEAGEVADKVKKVLRDQDGVFDESAREAIKLELGDVLWYIAQLSMELGYDLEDVAAANLAKLSSRAARGRISGSGDQR, encoded by the coding sequence ATGGATCTGAACGCGTATCAATCAGCGGCTCGTCAAACCGCCAGCTATCCCGATGTGGGCCGGAATCCCATCTATCCAACCCTTGGTCTGACTGGGGAGGCTGGAGAAGTGGCCGACAAAGTGAAGAAGGTCTTGCGGGATCAAGACGGGGTATTTGACGAATCAGCCCGTGAGGCGATCAAGCTTGAACTGGGTGACGTGCTTTGGTACATCGCGCAACTCTCCATGGAACTGGGCTATGACCTTGAGGATGTTGCTGCAGCGAATCTCGCAAAATTGTCCAGTCGTGCGGCCCGTGGTCGCATCTCTGGCAGCGGCGACCAACGCTGA
- the scpB gene encoding SMC-Scp complex subunit ScpB: MTSPSLTTRLEAILYLKGRPVSVGELAELSQVERKEVEEALIALTTSYAQRESALEIVHQNGRFGLQLRAGLGDLVKDLLPVNLSTATLRTLATIALKKRILQSDLVDLRGSGAYDHIKELLAQEFIERRRQNDGRSYWITLTEKFHRTFSVLPDLGATDLAEAA; the protein is encoded by the coding sequence ATGACGTCCCCGTCCCTAACCACTCGTTTGGAGGCGATTCTTTATCTCAAGGGTCGTCCAGTAAGCGTGGGCGAACTCGCTGAGCTTTCCCAGGTGGAGCGAAAAGAGGTTGAAGAGGCGCTTATTGCTCTGACAACCTCGTACGCCCAACGAGAGTCGGCACTTGAAATCGTTCATCAGAACGGTCGGTTTGGTCTTCAATTGCGTGCGGGGCTTGGCGATTTGGTGAAGGACCTTTTGCCCGTGAATCTCTCGACGGCAACGCTTCGGACTCTCGCCACGATTGCTTTAAAGAAGCGAATTCTTCAATCAGATCTGGTCGACCTGCGGGGATCTGGGGCCTATGACCACATCAAGGAACTGCTGGCACAAGAGTTCATCGAGCGGCGTCGACAAAATGATGGCCGGTCGTATTGGATCACTCTGACGGAGAAATTCCACCGCACCTTCTCCGTACTTCCTGACTTAGGTGCAACCGATCTGGCGGAGGCTGCATAA
- a CDS encoding YggT family protein yields the protein MEMLPVSLLQVLAQTLQIYSLVLIVRVLLSWFPNLDWSNPVLSSVSAITDPYLNAFRGLIPPLGGIDLSALLAFLALNLLQSLVNQSISAFFMSGSSW from the coding sequence ATGGAAATGCTCCCCGTCTCGTTGCTGCAGGTGCTAGCGCAGACCTTGCAGATTTATTCCCTCGTACTAATCGTCAGGGTTCTTCTGAGCTGGTTCCCAAATTTGGACTGGAGCAATCCTGTTTTAAGCAGCGTTAGCGCCATTACCGATCCCTACCTCAATGCATTCCGAGGACTGATTCCCCCCTTGGGTGGGATTGATCTATCAGCCCTATTGGCATTTCTTGCCCTGAATCTGCTTCAAAGCTTGGTGAACCAATCGATCAGCGCATTTTTCATGTCGGGCAGCAGCTGGTAG
- the pyk gene encoding pyruvate kinase: MGQFDLNRRTKIVATIGPATESPDQIKELVRAGATTFRLNFSHGDHADHAERIKTIRQVSEELGQTIGILQDLQGPKIRLGRFADGPITLANGDPFTLTSRPVSCDQSIATVTYPKLADEVTAGSRILLDDGRVEMKVESVDQSQQTLHCSVTVGGVLSNNKGVNFPDVQLSVRALTDKDKEDLAFGLSQGVDWVALSFVRNPSDMEEIRGLIRQHGHETPVVAKIEKFEAIDQIDAILPLCDGVMVARGDLGVEMPAEEVPLLQKELIRKANSLGIPIITATQMLDSMASSPRPTRAEVSDVANAILDGTDAVMLSNETAVGDFPVEAVQTMATIARRIEKDYPERSIDSHLPSTIPNALSGAVSTIASQLNAAAIIPLTKTGATAHNVSKFRPAAPILAVTPDKSVACRLQLVWGVTPLVVPEEPDTTATFITAMRKAKDLKLLKEGDLVVQTAGTHSGVSGSTDLVKVGVVTSADDCSFF, encoded by the coding sequence ATGGGCCAGTTCGATTTGAACCGCCGAACCAAAATCGTGGCCACGATCGGTCCTGCCACAGAAAGCCCGGACCAGATCAAAGAGCTTGTCAGGGCTGGGGCCACAACGTTTCGTCTGAACTTTTCCCACGGCGATCACGCCGATCACGCCGAACGAATCAAAACCATTCGCCAAGTATCCGAGGAGCTTGGGCAAACCATCGGAATCCTCCAAGATCTCCAAGGTCCAAAGATTCGACTGGGTCGTTTTGCCGATGGACCCATCACCTTGGCCAACGGCGATCCTTTTACGCTCACGTCCAGGCCTGTGAGTTGCGATCAGAGCATCGCTACTGTCACCTACCCAAAACTGGCGGATGAAGTCACCGCTGGAAGCCGCATTCTTTTGGATGACGGGCGAGTGGAGATGAAGGTCGAAAGCGTCGATCAATCGCAGCAAACACTCCATTGCAGCGTCACGGTGGGAGGGGTTCTCTCCAACAACAAGGGGGTCAATTTCCCCGATGTTCAGTTATCGGTTCGCGCGTTAACGGATAAGGACAAAGAAGATCTCGCTTTCGGGTTGAGCCAAGGGGTGGATTGGGTTGCCCTGAGCTTCGTGCGCAACCCATCCGACATGGAAGAAATTCGTGGTCTCATTCGCCAACACGGCCACGAAACCCCAGTCGTGGCCAAGATCGAAAAATTTGAAGCCATCGATCAGATCGATGCGATTCTTCCCCTCTGTGATGGGGTGATGGTGGCCCGAGGCGATCTCGGCGTTGAGATGCCCGCAGAAGAAGTTCCCCTCTTGCAGAAAGAGCTGATTCGCAAGGCCAACAGTCTTGGGATTCCGATCATCACCGCAACGCAGATGCTCGATTCCATGGCATCGAGTCCTCGGCCAACGCGGGCTGAGGTGAGCGACGTTGCTAACGCGATCCTCGATGGCACCGATGCGGTCATGCTCTCCAACGAAACGGCGGTTGGCGATTTCCCTGTTGAAGCGGTGCAGACCATGGCCACCATTGCCCGGCGAATCGAAAAGGATTACCCAGAGCGGTCGATTGACAGCCACCTCCCGTCCACGATCCCCAATGCCTTAAGCGGTGCTGTTAGCACCATTGCCAGTCAGCTCAACGCGGCCGCCATCATTCCCCTCACCAAAACTGGAGCAACGGCCCACAACGTGAGCAAATTCAGGCCGGCAGCACCGATTCTTGCGGTCACCCCCGATAAATCCGTAGCGTGTCGATTGCAACTCGTTTGGGGTGTGACACCCCTTGTTGTGCCAGAAGAGCCTGATACAACAGCAACTTTTATTACCGCCATGCGAAAAGCCAAAGACCTCAAGCTCTTGAAAGAAGGAGATTTGGTGGTCCAAACGGCAGGAACCCATTCCGGGGTCTCGGGTTCCACCGATTTGGTGAAGGTCGGTGTCGTGACCTCGGCCGACGACTGCAGTTTCTTCTAG
- the ilvA gene encoding threonine ammonia-lyase, biosynthetic yields MTDYLQKILRARVYDVARETPLDPAPNLSQRLNNQIWLKREDLQPVFSFKLRGAYNRMVQLPVEDLQRGVIASSAGNHAQGVALSARRLGCRSVIVMPKTTPEVKIRAVRALGGEVVLHGETYDECSAEAQKRCEAEGLTYIHPFDDPEVIAGQGTIGMEIMRQSKEPPDAIYVAVGGGGLIAGISAYVKQLWPETEVIGVEPIDADAMTQSLRCGHRVELEKVGLFADGVAVRKVGEHTFDLARRYVDRMVTVDTDAICAAIKDVFEDTRSILEPAGALAIAGLKQDVADRNLEGKRLVGVACGANMNFERLRFIAERAELGEEREAMFAVEIPESTGSLRALCRCLSDRSLTEFSYRMTEGVRAQIFIGVQVNNQQDRFALVEHLSNNGFPCLDLSDNEFAKVHLRHMVGGRLPKSAREACAGDCSELLYRFEFPERPGALMNFVTSLHPSWSISIFHYRNHGADTGRIVVGVLIPKTEMDGWTSFLSALGYAFWEESKNPAYSLFL; encoded by the coding sequence ATGACCGATTACCTGCAAAAGATCCTCCGAGCACGTGTTTACGACGTGGCCAGGGAAACCCCTCTTGATCCAGCTCCCAACCTCAGCCAGCGGCTCAACAATCAGATTTGGTTGAAACGAGAAGACCTACAGCCGGTGTTTTCGTTCAAGCTTCGAGGCGCCTACAACCGCATGGTGCAACTCCCCGTTGAGGATCTTCAACGCGGCGTGATCGCATCCAGTGCAGGCAACCACGCCCAAGGAGTGGCTCTCAGTGCGCGCCGTTTGGGTTGCAGGTCGGTGATTGTGATGCCCAAAACAACTCCCGAAGTCAAAATCCGCGCCGTCCGTGCCTTAGGCGGCGAAGTGGTTTTGCACGGCGAGACCTACGACGAATGCTCGGCGGAAGCGCAAAAGCGTTGTGAAGCTGAAGGATTGACCTACATCCACCCCTTCGACGACCCAGAGGTCATCGCTGGTCAAGGCACGATTGGCATGGAAATCATGCGACAAAGCAAAGAACCACCGGATGCGATTTACGTCGCCGTTGGTGGAGGGGGATTGATCGCCGGAATTTCGGCCTACGTGAAGCAGCTTTGGCCAGAAACAGAAGTGATCGGAGTCGAACCCATTGATGCCGATGCGATGACCCAATCCCTGCGGTGCGGACATCGCGTGGAGTTGGAGAAAGTGGGTTTATTTGCCGATGGCGTCGCCGTTCGAAAGGTTGGTGAGCACACCTTTGATCTGGCTCGTCGCTATGTGGATCGCATGGTGACCGTGGACACCGATGCCATTTGTGCCGCCATCAAAGACGTCTTTGAGGACACACGATCAATCCTTGAACCAGCTGGAGCGCTTGCGATCGCTGGTTTGAAACAGGATGTGGCTGATCGAAACCTCGAAGGGAAGCGTCTTGTTGGGGTGGCCTGCGGGGCCAACATGAATTTCGAACGATTGCGCTTCATCGCAGAGCGGGCTGAGCTCGGTGAGGAGCGAGAAGCGATGTTTGCCGTGGAAATCCCCGAGTCGACAGGAAGTCTTCGTGCGTTGTGTCGATGTTTAAGCGACCGCAGCCTCACCGAATTCAGTTATCGAATGACGGAGGGAGTGCGCGCCCAAATCTTCATTGGAGTTCAGGTCAACAATCAGCAAGACCGCTTCGCCCTCGTCGAGCATCTGTCCAACAACGGGTTCCCCTGCCTTGATTTGAGCGACAACGAGTTTGCGAAAGTTCATTTGCGACACATGGTGGGTGGACGACTACCGAAATCAGCTCGCGAGGCCTGCGCGGGGGACTGCAGCGAATTGCTTTATCGCTTCGAGTTTCCAGAACGACCCGGTGCGCTGATGAATTTTGTGACGTCGCTTCATCCCAGTTGGAGCATCAGCATTTTTCACTATCGAAACCACGGCGCCGACACCGGCCGAATCGTGGTGGGCGTTTTGATTCCTAAGACTGAAATGGACGGTTGGACCAGCTTTCTAAGTGCGTTGGGTTATGCCTTTTGGGAAGAAAGTAAGAACCCTGCTTACAGCCTGTTCCTGTGA